The Solanum lycopersicum chromosome 6, SLM_r2.1 genome has a window encoding:
- the LUG1 gene encoding transcriptional corepressor LEUNIG isoform X7: MSQTNWEADKMLDVYIHDYLVKRDLKASAQAFQAEGKVSSDPVAIDAPGGFLFEWWSVFWDIFIARTNEKHSEVAASYIETQIMKAREQQQQQQQSQQPQHLQQQQQQQQQQQQQQQLQMQQILLQRQQQQQQQQQQHQQQQQQQQQQQQAQQQQQRRDGNHLLNGTTNGIGGSDSLLRQNTGTANALATKMYEERLDDAAMKQRFSENVNQLLDPNHASVLKSAAAASAGQPSGQMLHGTAGSMSPQVQARSQQLPGSTPDIKTEINPMLNPRAAGPEGSLIGIPGSNQAGNNLTLKGWPLTGYDQLRSSGLLQQPKSFMQGSQPFHQLQMLSPQHQQQLILAQQNLTSTSANDVESRRLRMLLSNRNSSMGKDGLSNSVGDVVPNMSSPSQGPCPVLPRGDQDILLKLRMAQFQQQQQQQQQQHSGNPQQSQQQQLPQHSLSGQQPQSSNHSLQQDKIMGSGTGDGSMSNSFRGNDQTGRKRKHPVSSSGPANSSGTANTAGPSPSSAPSTPSTHTPGDVISMPVLQHSGSSSKPLMMFGADNNGTLTSPSNQLADMDRFEVDGSLEDNVESFLSQDEVDPRDAVGRGMDVSKVAGFSFNEVNAVRASSSKVVCCHFSSDGKLLASGGHDKKAVLWYTDTLKQKTTLEEHSSLITDVRFSPSMARLATSSFDKTVRVWDADNPGYSLRTFTGHSAGVMSLDFHPNKEDLICSCDGDGEIRYWSINNGSCTRVFKGGTAQVRFQPRIGRYLAAAAENVVSILDVETQACRHSLKGHTKPIHSVCWDPSGELLASVSEDSVRVWTLRSGSEGDCLHELSSNGNKFHSCVFHPAYSSLLVIGCYQSLELWNMNENKTMTLTGHEGLIASLAVSGVAGLVASASHDKFVKLWK; the protein is encoded by the exons ATGTCTCAGACCAACTGGGAAGCGGATAAAAT GTTAGATGTCTATATTCATGATTATTTAGTGAAAAGGGATCTAAAGGCTTCTGCTCAGGCCTTTCAAGCTGAAGGGAAAGTGTCATCTGACCCTGTTG CTATTGATGCTCCTGGTGGTTTTCTATTTGAATGGTGGTCTGTATTTTGGGACATATTCATCGCAAGGACCAATGAGAAGCACTCGGAAGTTGCTGCCTCTTATATCGAG ACACAAATAATGAAGGCAAGGgagcagcagcaacaacaacagcaatcTCAACAGCCTCAACATCTGcagcagcaacagcaacaacagcagcagcagcagcaacaacaacaattgcAGATGCAGCAGATTTTATTGCAGAGgcagcaacagcagcagcagcagcagcagcaacaccaacagcagcaacagcagcagcagcagcagcagcaagcacagcagcaacaacagcgTAGAGATGGTAACCACCTCTTGAACGGCACAACTAATGGGATTGGTGGAAGCGACTCTCTCCTGAGACAGAATACTGGAACTGCAAATGCATTGGCTACAAAGATGTACGAGGAAAGATTAGACGATGCAGCTATGAAG CAAAGGTTTAGTGAGAATGTCAATCAGCTTTTAGATCCAAATCATGCATCTGTGCTGAAATCTGCAGCGGCAGCATCAGCTGGGCAGCCCTCAGG GCAAATGCTGCATGGTACTGCTGGTAGCATGTCCCCACAGGTTCAGGCACGTAGTCAGCAACTTCCAGGGTCTACACCA GACATAAAGACTGAAATCAATCCGATGCTTAATCCCAGAGCTGCAGGTCCCGAAGGATCTTTGATTGGAATACCTG GATCAAATCAAGCTGGCAACAATTTGACTTTGAAAGGATGGCCCCTCACT GGCTATGATCAGCTGAGGTCGTCAGGGCTTCTCCAGCAGCCAAAGTCTTTTATGCAGGGTTCGCAGCCCTTCCATCAACTGCAAATGCTATCACCACAACACCAGCAACAACTTATCTTAGCACAGCAGAATTTGACTTCAACATCTGCTAACGACGTCGAAAGCAGAAGGCTACGGATGCTCCTTAGTAATCGGAACTCTAGTATGGGCAAGGATGGCCTTTCAAATTCTGTTGGTGATGTTGTCCCAAATATGAGTTCACCTTCACAGGGTCCTTGCCCTGTTTTGCCCCGTGGAGATCAAGATATTTTGCTCAAG TTGAGGATGGCCCAATttcagcagcagcagcagcaacaacaacaacagcataGTGGTAATCCACAGCAGTCGCAACAGCAGCAGCTTCCTCAGCACTCACTTTCTGGTCAGCAACCACAGAGTTCAAATCACAGTCTACAACAGGATAAAATTATGGGCAGTGGCACAGGAGATGGAAGCATGTCAAATTCTTTTCGTGGAAATGATCAG ACTGGGAGGAAAAGAAAACACCCTGTTTCATCTTCGGGTCCCGCCAACAGCTCAGGAACTGCAAACACCGCTGGACCTTCCCCAAGTTCTGCTCCTTCAACGCCATCAACTCACACACCTGGAGATGTGATTTCAATGCCTGTCTTACAACATAGTGGAAGTTCTTCAAAGCCATTGATGATGTTTGGAGCAGATAATAATGGAACTCTCACGTCGCCATCAAATCAATTG GCTGATATGGATCGTTTTGAGGTCGATGGTTCTCTTGAAGATAATGTTGAATCGTTTTTATCTCAAGACGAGGTGGACCCTCGAGATGCAGTTGGTCGTGGTATGGATGTTAGTAAAG TTGCAGGCTTCTCATTTAATGAAGTGAATGCTGTCCGGGCCAGTAGCAGTAAAGTTGTTTGTTGTCATTTCTCCTCTGATGGAAAGTTGCTAGCTAGTGGTGGCCATGACAAAAAG GCTGTTTTATGGTATACTGATACcttaaaacaaaaaacaacACTTGAAGAGCACTCATCACTCATTACTGATGTTCGTTTCAGTCCAAGCATGGCAAGACTTGCAACATCTTCTTTTGACAAAACTGTCAGGGTTTGGGATGCGGACAAT CCGGGCTACTCACTTCGGACTTTCACTGGGCATTCTGCTGGTGTAATGTCACTTGACTTCCATCCTAATAAAGAAGATCTCATCTGTTCttgtgatggtgatggtgaaaTAAGATACTGGAGTATTAACAATGGTAGCTGCACAAGGGTGTTCAAG GGTGGGACGGCCCAGGTGAGATTCCAGCCTCGCATTGGTAGATATCTTGCTGCTGCTGCCGAGAACGTTGTATCAATACTTGATGTGGAGACACAAGCTTGTCGGCATTCGTTAAAG GGCCACACAAAACCAATCCATTCTGTCTGCTGGGATCCCTCAGGCGAGCTCCTAGCATCTGTTAGTGAAGACTCTGTAAGGGTTTGGACATTGAGATCGGGTAGTGAAGGTGACTGTCTACATGAGCTTAGTTCAAATGGCAACAAATTCCACTCGTGTGTTTTCCACCCTGCGTATTCGTCTTTGCTAGTTATCGGCTGTTACCAG TCTTTGGAGCTATGGAACATGAATGAGAACAAGACAATGACTCTCACAGGCCATGAAGGATTAATTGCTTCCTTGGCTGTATCGGGAGTCGCAGGTTTGGTTGCTTCAGCTAGTCATGACAAGTTTGTTAAGCTCTGGAAGTAA
- the LUG1 gene encoding transcriptional corepressor LEUNIG isoform X5 — protein MSQTNWEADKMLDVYIHDYLVKRDLKASAQAFQAEGKVSSDPVAIDAPGGFLFEWWSVFWDIFIARTNEKHSEVAASYIETQIMKAREQQQQQQQSQQPQHLQQQQQQQQQQQQQQQLQMQQILLQRQQQQQQQQQQHQQQQQQQQQQQQAQQQQQRRDGNHLLNGTTNGIGGSDSLLRQNTGTANALATKMYEERLDDAAMKQRFSENVNQLLDPNHASVLKSAAAASAGQPSGQMLHGTAGSMSPQVQARSQQLPGSTPDIKTEINPMLNPRAAGPEGSLIGIPGSNQAGNNLTLKGWPLTGYDQLRSSGLLQQPKSFMQGSQPFHQLQMLSPQHQQQLILAQQNLTSTSANDVESRRLRMLLSNRNSSMGKDGLSNSVGDVVPNMSSPSQGPCPVLPRGDQDILLKLRMAQFQQQQQQQQQQHSGNPQQSQQQQLPQHSLSGQQPQSSNHSLQQDKIMGSGTGDGSMSNSFRGNDQASKNQTGRKRKHPVSSSGPANSSGTANTAGPSPSSAPSTPSTHTPGDVISMPVLQHSGSSSKPLMMFGADNNGTLTSPSNQLADMDRFEVDGSLEDNVESFLSQDEVDPRDAVGRGMDVSKVAGFSFNEVNAVRASSSKVVCCHFSSDGKLLASGGHDKKAVLWYTDTLKQKTTLEEHSSLITDVRFSPSMARLATSSFDKTVRVWDADNPGYSLRTFTGHSAGVMSLDFHPNKEDLICSCDGDGEIRYWSINNGSCTRVFKGGTAQVRFQPRIGRYLAAAAENVVSILDVETQACRHSLKGHTKPIHSVCWDPSGELLASVSEDSVRVWTLRSGSEGDCLHELSSNGNKFHSCVFHPAYSSLLVIGCYQSLELWNMNENKTMTLTGHEGLIASLAVSGVAGLVASASHDKFVKLWK, from the exons ATGTCTCAGACCAACTGGGAAGCGGATAAAAT GTTAGATGTCTATATTCATGATTATTTAGTGAAAAGGGATCTAAAGGCTTCTGCTCAGGCCTTTCAAGCTGAAGGGAAAGTGTCATCTGACCCTGTTG CTATTGATGCTCCTGGTGGTTTTCTATTTGAATGGTGGTCTGTATTTTGGGACATATTCATCGCAAGGACCAATGAGAAGCACTCGGAAGTTGCTGCCTCTTATATCGAG ACACAAATAATGAAGGCAAGGgagcagcagcaacaacaacagcaatcTCAACAGCCTCAACATCTGcagcagcaacagcaacaacagcagcagcagcagcaacaacaacaattgcAGATGCAGCAGATTTTATTGCAGAGgcagcaacagcagcagcagcagcagcagcaacaccaacagcagcaacagcagcagcagcagcagcagcaagcacagcagcaacaacagcgTAGAGATGGTAACCACCTCTTGAACGGCACAACTAATGGGATTGGTGGAAGCGACTCTCTCCTGAGACAGAATACTGGAACTGCAAATGCATTGGCTACAAAGATGTACGAGGAAAGATTAGACGATGCAGCTATGAAG CAAAGGTTTAGTGAGAATGTCAATCAGCTTTTAGATCCAAATCATGCATCTGTGCTGAAATCTGCAGCGGCAGCATCAGCTGGGCAGCCCTCAGG GCAAATGCTGCATGGTACTGCTGGTAGCATGTCCCCACAGGTTCAGGCACGTAGTCAGCAACTTCCAGGGTCTACACCA GACATAAAGACTGAAATCAATCCGATGCTTAATCCCAGAGCTGCAGGTCCCGAAGGATCTTTGATTGGAATACCTG GATCAAATCAAGCTGGCAACAATTTGACTTTGAAAGGATGGCCCCTCACT GGCTATGATCAGCTGAGGTCGTCAGGGCTTCTCCAGCAGCCAAAGTCTTTTATGCAGGGTTCGCAGCCCTTCCATCAACTGCAAATGCTATCACCACAACACCAGCAACAACTTATCTTAGCACAGCAGAATTTGACTTCAACATCTGCTAACGACGTCGAAAGCAGAAGGCTACGGATGCTCCTTAGTAATCGGAACTCTAGTATGGGCAAGGATGGCCTTTCAAATTCTGTTGGTGATGTTGTCCCAAATATGAGTTCACCTTCACAGGGTCCTTGCCCTGTTTTGCCCCGTGGAGATCAAGATATTTTGCTCAAG TTGAGGATGGCCCAATttcagcagcagcagcagcaacaacaacaacagcataGTGGTAATCCACAGCAGTCGCAACAGCAGCAGCTTCCTCAGCACTCACTTTCTGGTCAGCAACCACAGAGTTCAAATCACAGTCTACAACAGGATAAAATTATGGGCAGTGGCACAGGAGATGGAAGCATGTCAAATTCTTTTCGTGGAAATGATCAG GCTTCAAAAAACCAGACTGGGAGGAAAAGAAAACACCCTGTTTCATCTTCGGGTCCCGCCAACAGCTCAGGAACTGCAAACACCGCTGGACCTTCCCCAAGTTCTGCTCCTTCAACGCCATCAACTCACACACCTGGAGATGTGATTTCAATGCCTGTCTTACAACATAGTGGAAGTTCTTCAAAGCCATTGATGATGTTTGGAGCAGATAATAATGGAACTCTCACGTCGCCATCAAATCAATTG GCTGATATGGATCGTTTTGAGGTCGATGGTTCTCTTGAAGATAATGTTGAATCGTTTTTATCTCAAGACGAGGTGGACCCTCGAGATGCAGTTGGTCGTGGTATGGATGTTAGTAAAG TTGCAGGCTTCTCATTTAATGAAGTGAATGCTGTCCGGGCCAGTAGCAGTAAAGTTGTTTGTTGTCATTTCTCCTCTGATGGAAAGTTGCTAGCTAGTGGTGGCCATGACAAAAAG GCTGTTTTATGGTATACTGATACcttaaaacaaaaaacaacACTTGAAGAGCACTCATCACTCATTACTGATGTTCGTTTCAGTCCAAGCATGGCAAGACTTGCAACATCTTCTTTTGACAAAACTGTCAGGGTTTGGGATGCGGACAAT CCGGGCTACTCACTTCGGACTTTCACTGGGCATTCTGCTGGTGTAATGTCACTTGACTTCCATCCTAATAAAGAAGATCTCATCTGTTCttgtgatggtgatggtgaaaTAAGATACTGGAGTATTAACAATGGTAGCTGCACAAGGGTGTTCAAG GGTGGGACGGCCCAGGTGAGATTCCAGCCTCGCATTGGTAGATATCTTGCTGCTGCTGCCGAGAACGTTGTATCAATACTTGATGTGGAGACACAAGCTTGTCGGCATTCGTTAAAG GGCCACACAAAACCAATCCATTCTGTCTGCTGGGATCCCTCAGGCGAGCTCCTAGCATCTGTTAGTGAAGACTCTGTAAGGGTTTGGACATTGAGATCGGGTAGTGAAGGTGACTGTCTACATGAGCTTAGTTCAAATGGCAACAAATTCCACTCGTGTGTTTTCCACCCTGCGTATTCGTCTTTGCTAGTTATCGGCTGTTACCAG TCTTTGGAGCTATGGAACATGAATGAGAACAAGACAATGACTCTCACAGGCCATGAAGGATTAATTGCTTCCTTGGCTGTATCGGGAGTCGCAGGTTTGGTTGCTTCAGCTAGTCATGACAAGTTTGTTAAGCTCTGGAAGTAA
- the LUG1 gene encoding transcriptional corepressor LEUNIG isoform X6 — protein sequence MSQTNWEADKMLDVYIHDYLVKRDLKASAQAFQAEGKVSSDPVAIDAPGGFLFEWWSVFWDIFIARTNEKHSEVAASYIETQIMKAREQQQQQQQSQQPQHLQQQQQQQQQQQQQQQLQMQQILLQRQQQQQQQQQQHQQQQQQQQQQQQAQQQQQRRDGNHLLNGTTNGIGGSDSLLRQNTGTANALATKMYEERLDDAAMKQRFSENVNQLLDPNHASVLKSAAAASAGQPSGQMLHGTAGSMSPQVQARSQQLPGSTPDIKTEINPMLNPRAAGPEGSLIGIPGSNQAGNNLTLKGWPLTGYDQLRSSGLLQQPKSFMQGSQPFHQLQMLSPQHQQQLILAQQNLTSTSANDVESRRLRMLLSNRNSSMGKDGLSNSVGDVVPNMSSPSQGPCPVLPRGDQDILLKLRMAQFQQQQQQQQQQHSGNPQQSQQQQLPQHSLSGQQPQSSNHSLQQDKIMGSGTGDGSMSNSFRGNDQASKNQTGRKRKHPVSSSGPANSSGTANTAGPSPSSAPSTPSTHTPGDVISMPVLQHSGSSSKPLMMFGADNNGTLTSPSNQLADMDRFEVDGSLEDNVESFLSQDEVDPRDAVGRGMDVSKGFSFNEVNAVRASSSKVVCCHFSSDGKLLASGGHDKKAVLWYTDTLKQKTTLEEHSSLITDVRFSPSMARLATSSFDKTVRVWDADNPGYSLRTFTGHSAGVMSLDFHPNKEDLICSCDGDGEIRYWSINNGSCTRVFKGGTAQVRFQPRIGRYLAAAAENVVSILDVETQACRHSLKGHTKPIHSVCWDPSGELLASVSEDSVRVWTLRSGSEGDCLHELSSNGNKFHSCVFHPAYSSLLVIGCYQSLELWNMNENKTMTLTGHEGLIASLAVSGVAGLVASASHDKFVKLWK from the exons ATGTCTCAGACCAACTGGGAAGCGGATAAAAT GTTAGATGTCTATATTCATGATTATTTAGTGAAAAGGGATCTAAAGGCTTCTGCTCAGGCCTTTCAAGCTGAAGGGAAAGTGTCATCTGACCCTGTTG CTATTGATGCTCCTGGTGGTTTTCTATTTGAATGGTGGTCTGTATTTTGGGACATATTCATCGCAAGGACCAATGAGAAGCACTCGGAAGTTGCTGCCTCTTATATCGAG ACACAAATAATGAAGGCAAGGgagcagcagcaacaacaacagcaatcTCAACAGCCTCAACATCTGcagcagcaacagcaacaacagcagcagcagcagcaacaacaacaattgcAGATGCAGCAGATTTTATTGCAGAGgcagcaacagcagcagcagcagcagcagcaacaccaacagcagcaacagcagcagcagcagcagcagcaagcacagcagcaacaacagcgTAGAGATGGTAACCACCTCTTGAACGGCACAACTAATGGGATTGGTGGAAGCGACTCTCTCCTGAGACAGAATACTGGAACTGCAAATGCATTGGCTACAAAGATGTACGAGGAAAGATTAGACGATGCAGCTATGAAG CAAAGGTTTAGTGAGAATGTCAATCAGCTTTTAGATCCAAATCATGCATCTGTGCTGAAATCTGCAGCGGCAGCATCAGCTGGGCAGCCCTCAGG GCAAATGCTGCATGGTACTGCTGGTAGCATGTCCCCACAGGTTCAGGCACGTAGTCAGCAACTTCCAGGGTCTACACCA GACATAAAGACTGAAATCAATCCGATGCTTAATCCCAGAGCTGCAGGTCCCGAAGGATCTTTGATTGGAATACCTG GATCAAATCAAGCTGGCAACAATTTGACTTTGAAAGGATGGCCCCTCACT GGCTATGATCAGCTGAGGTCGTCAGGGCTTCTCCAGCAGCCAAAGTCTTTTATGCAGGGTTCGCAGCCCTTCCATCAACTGCAAATGCTATCACCACAACACCAGCAACAACTTATCTTAGCACAGCAGAATTTGACTTCAACATCTGCTAACGACGTCGAAAGCAGAAGGCTACGGATGCTCCTTAGTAATCGGAACTCTAGTATGGGCAAGGATGGCCTTTCAAATTCTGTTGGTGATGTTGTCCCAAATATGAGTTCACCTTCACAGGGTCCTTGCCCTGTTTTGCCCCGTGGAGATCAAGATATTTTGCTCAAG TTGAGGATGGCCCAATttcagcagcagcagcagcaacaacaacaacagcataGTGGTAATCCACAGCAGTCGCAACAGCAGCAGCTTCCTCAGCACTCACTTTCTGGTCAGCAACCACAGAGTTCAAATCACAGTCTACAACAGGATAAAATTATGGGCAGTGGCACAGGAGATGGAAGCATGTCAAATTCTTTTCGTGGAAATGATCAG GCTTCAAAAAACCAGACTGGGAGGAAAAGAAAACACCCTGTTTCATCTTCGGGTCCCGCCAACAGCTCAGGAACTGCAAACACCGCTGGACCTTCCCCAAGTTCTGCTCCTTCAACGCCATCAACTCACACACCTGGAGATGTGATTTCAATGCCTGTCTTACAACATAGTGGAAGTTCTTCAAAGCCATTGATGATGTTTGGAGCAGATAATAATGGAACTCTCACGTCGCCATCAAATCAATTG GCTGATATGGATCGTTTTGAGGTCGATGGTTCTCTTGAAGATAATGTTGAATCGTTTTTATCTCAAGACGAGGTGGACCCTCGAGATGCAGTTGGTCGTGGTATGGATGTTAGTAAAG GCTTCTCATTTAATGAAGTGAATGCTGTCCGGGCCAGTAGCAGTAAAGTTGTTTGTTGTCATTTCTCCTCTGATGGAAAGTTGCTAGCTAGTGGTGGCCATGACAAAAAG GCTGTTTTATGGTATACTGATACcttaaaacaaaaaacaacACTTGAAGAGCACTCATCACTCATTACTGATGTTCGTTTCAGTCCAAGCATGGCAAGACTTGCAACATCTTCTTTTGACAAAACTGTCAGGGTTTGGGATGCGGACAAT CCGGGCTACTCACTTCGGACTTTCACTGGGCATTCTGCTGGTGTAATGTCACTTGACTTCCATCCTAATAAAGAAGATCTCATCTGTTCttgtgatggtgatggtgaaaTAAGATACTGGAGTATTAACAATGGTAGCTGCACAAGGGTGTTCAAG GGTGGGACGGCCCAGGTGAGATTCCAGCCTCGCATTGGTAGATATCTTGCTGCTGCTGCCGAGAACGTTGTATCAATACTTGATGTGGAGACACAAGCTTGTCGGCATTCGTTAAAG GGCCACACAAAACCAATCCATTCTGTCTGCTGGGATCCCTCAGGCGAGCTCCTAGCATCTGTTAGTGAAGACTCTGTAAGGGTTTGGACATTGAGATCGGGTAGTGAAGGTGACTGTCTACATGAGCTTAGTTCAAATGGCAACAAATTCCACTCGTGTGTTTTCCACCCTGCGTATTCGTCTTTGCTAGTTATCGGCTGTTACCAG TCTTTGGAGCTATGGAACATGAATGAGAACAAGACAATGACTCTCACAGGCCATGAAGGATTAATTGCTTCCTTGGCTGTATCGGGAGTCGCAGGTTTGGTTGCTTCAGCTAGTCATGACAAGTTTGTTAAGCTCTGGAAGTAA
- the LUG1 gene encoding transcriptional corepressor LEUNIG isoform X1, translating to MSQTNWEADKMLDVYIHDYLVKRDLKASAQAFQAEGKVSSDPVAIDAPGGFLFEWWSVFWDIFIARTNEKHSEVAASYIETQIMKAREQQQQQQQSQQPQHLQQQQQQQQQQQQQQQLQMQQILLQRQQQQQQQQQQHQQQQQQQQQQQQAQQQQQRRDGNHLLNGTTNGIGGSDSLLRQNTGTANALATKMYEERLDDAAMKQRFSENVNQLLDPNHASVLKSAAAASAGQPSGQMLHGTAGSMSPQVQARSQQLPGSTPDIKTEINPMLNPRAAGPEGSLIGIPGSNQAGNNLTLKGWPLTGYDQLRSSGLLQQPKSFMQGSQPFHQLQMLSPQHQQQLILAQQNLTSTSANDVESRRLRMLLSNRNSSMGKDGLSNSVGDVVPNMSSPSQGPCPVLPRGDQDILLKLRMAQFQQQQQQQQQQHSGNPQQSQQQQLPQHSLSGQQPQSSNHSLQQDKIMGSGTGDGSMSNSFRGNDQASKNQTGRKRKHPVSSSGPANSSGTANTAGPSPSSAPSTPSTHTPGDVISMPVLQHSGSSSKPLMMFGADNNGTLTSPSNQLWDDKDFVQADMDRFEVDGSLEDNVESFLSQDEVDPRDAVGRGMDVSKVAGFSFNEVNAVRASSSKVVCCHFSSDGKLLASGGHDKKAVLWYTDTLKQKTTLEEHSSLITDVRFSPSMARLATSSFDKTVRVWDADNPGYSLRTFTGHSAGVMSLDFHPNKEDLICSCDGDGEIRYWSINNGSCTRVFKGGTAQVRFQPRIGRYLAAAAENVVSILDVETQACRHSLKGHTKPIHSVCWDPSGELLASVSEDSVRVWTLRSGSEGDCLHELSSNGNKFHSCVFHPAYSSLLVIGCYQSLELWNMNENKTMTLTGHEGLIASLAVSGVAGLVASASHDKFVKLWK from the exons ATGTCTCAGACCAACTGGGAAGCGGATAAAAT GTTAGATGTCTATATTCATGATTATTTAGTGAAAAGGGATCTAAAGGCTTCTGCTCAGGCCTTTCAAGCTGAAGGGAAAGTGTCATCTGACCCTGTTG CTATTGATGCTCCTGGTGGTTTTCTATTTGAATGGTGGTCTGTATTTTGGGACATATTCATCGCAAGGACCAATGAGAAGCACTCGGAAGTTGCTGCCTCTTATATCGAG ACACAAATAATGAAGGCAAGGgagcagcagcaacaacaacagcaatcTCAACAGCCTCAACATCTGcagcagcaacagcaacaacagcagcagcagcagcaacaacaacaattgcAGATGCAGCAGATTTTATTGCAGAGgcagcaacagcagcagcagcagcagcagcaacaccaacagcagcaacagcagcagcagcagcagcagcaagcacagcagcaacaacagcgTAGAGATGGTAACCACCTCTTGAACGGCACAACTAATGGGATTGGTGGAAGCGACTCTCTCCTGAGACAGAATACTGGAACTGCAAATGCATTGGCTACAAAGATGTACGAGGAAAGATTAGACGATGCAGCTATGAAG CAAAGGTTTAGTGAGAATGTCAATCAGCTTTTAGATCCAAATCATGCATCTGTGCTGAAATCTGCAGCGGCAGCATCAGCTGGGCAGCCCTCAGG GCAAATGCTGCATGGTACTGCTGGTAGCATGTCCCCACAGGTTCAGGCACGTAGTCAGCAACTTCCAGGGTCTACACCA GACATAAAGACTGAAATCAATCCGATGCTTAATCCCAGAGCTGCAGGTCCCGAAGGATCTTTGATTGGAATACCTG GATCAAATCAAGCTGGCAACAATTTGACTTTGAAAGGATGGCCCCTCACT GGCTATGATCAGCTGAGGTCGTCAGGGCTTCTCCAGCAGCCAAAGTCTTTTATGCAGGGTTCGCAGCCCTTCCATCAACTGCAAATGCTATCACCACAACACCAGCAACAACTTATCTTAGCACAGCAGAATTTGACTTCAACATCTGCTAACGACGTCGAAAGCAGAAGGCTACGGATGCTCCTTAGTAATCGGAACTCTAGTATGGGCAAGGATGGCCTTTCAAATTCTGTTGGTGATGTTGTCCCAAATATGAGTTCACCTTCACAGGGTCCTTGCCCTGTTTTGCCCCGTGGAGATCAAGATATTTTGCTCAAG TTGAGGATGGCCCAATttcagcagcagcagcagcaacaacaacaacagcataGTGGTAATCCACAGCAGTCGCAACAGCAGCAGCTTCCTCAGCACTCACTTTCTGGTCAGCAACCACAGAGTTCAAATCACAGTCTACAACAGGATAAAATTATGGGCAGTGGCACAGGAGATGGAAGCATGTCAAATTCTTTTCGTGGAAATGATCAG GCTTCAAAAAACCAGACTGGGAGGAAAAGAAAACACCCTGTTTCATCTTCGGGTCCCGCCAACAGCTCAGGAACTGCAAACACCGCTGGACCTTCCCCAAGTTCTGCTCCTTCAACGCCATCAACTCACACACCTGGAGATGTGATTTCAATGCCTGTCTTACAACATAGTGGAAGTTCTTCAAAGCCATTGATGATGTTTGGAGCAGATAATAATGGAACTCTCACGTCGCCATCAAATCAATTG TGGGATGACAAAGATTTTGTGCAGGCTGATATGGATCGTTTTGAGGTCGATGGTTCTCTTGAAGATAATGTTGAATCGTTTTTATCTCAAGACGAGGTGGACCCTCGAGATGCAGTTGGTCGTGGTATGGATGTTAGTAAAG TTGCAGGCTTCTCATTTAATGAAGTGAATGCTGTCCGGGCCAGTAGCAGTAAAGTTGTTTGTTGTCATTTCTCCTCTGATGGAAAGTTGCTAGCTAGTGGTGGCCATGACAAAAAG GCTGTTTTATGGTATACTGATACcttaaaacaaaaaacaacACTTGAAGAGCACTCATCACTCATTACTGATGTTCGTTTCAGTCCAAGCATGGCAAGACTTGCAACATCTTCTTTTGACAAAACTGTCAGGGTTTGGGATGCGGACAAT CCGGGCTACTCACTTCGGACTTTCACTGGGCATTCTGCTGGTGTAATGTCACTTGACTTCCATCCTAATAAAGAAGATCTCATCTGTTCttgtgatggtgatggtgaaaTAAGATACTGGAGTATTAACAATGGTAGCTGCACAAGGGTGTTCAAG GGTGGGACGGCCCAGGTGAGATTCCAGCCTCGCATTGGTAGATATCTTGCTGCTGCTGCCGAGAACGTTGTATCAATACTTGATGTGGAGACACAAGCTTGTCGGCATTCGTTAAAG GGCCACACAAAACCAATCCATTCTGTCTGCTGGGATCCCTCAGGCGAGCTCCTAGCATCTGTTAGTGAAGACTCTGTAAGGGTTTGGACATTGAGATCGGGTAGTGAAGGTGACTGTCTACATGAGCTTAGTTCAAATGGCAACAAATTCCACTCGTGTGTTTTCCACCCTGCGTATTCGTCTTTGCTAGTTATCGGCTGTTACCAG TCTTTGGAGCTATGGAACATGAATGAGAACAAGACAATGACTCTCACAGGCCATGAAGGATTAATTGCTTCCTTGGCTGTATCGGGAGTCGCAGGTTTGGTTGCTTCAGCTAGTCATGACAAGTTTGTTAAGCTCTGGAAGTAA